Proteins encoded together in one Camelina sativa cultivar DH55 chromosome 9, Cs, whole genome shotgun sequence window:
- the LOC104713404 gene encoding auxilin-like clathrin uncoating factor SWA2 isoform X1, with product MEDFAVLVTERYGLKPQGKSAPMAMDSLKKRSVNNTNNGETAELTSYGSSNHNADFIIDFKFDGGNEFSSGKKRSFFSDDFDDELMISGFGGGLGQPSNSATHTWTVIADDPFEVRPSNLVDPSSDELAKFAMGSLHCSSLDSDNVVDVEEKKQEFVVDGLESIFIPGSNNSVPNSYATTEEECGVPKEKCYERSLSTKKPDAPAHVLDELFPFFGDDPFLGEFKGIPGESDKRRIARWEREQRIKKQMDQAVSEMNDRDRQIQIEQEERSRISETLDAEIKLWAAGKEGNMRALLSSLHLVLWPGCGWKAVSLTDLITCAAVKKVYKKANLYVHPDKVQQKGAQQKYIAEKVFNILKVYFPHSTSFSHNKRVVEC from the exons ATGGAAGATTTCGCTGTTCTCGTCACGGAGCGATATGGGTTAAAGCCACAAGGCAAGTCTGCTCCAATGGCAATGGATTCCTTGAAGAAGCGATCGGTCAACAACACTAACAATGGCGAAACCGCAGAGTTGACCTCGTATGGTTCTTCGAATCATAACGCggattttattattgatttcaAGTTTGACGGTGGGAACGAGTTTTCTTCTGGTAAGAAAAGGTCGTTTTTTAGTGATGACTTTGATGATGAGTTGATGATATCTGGATTTGGTGGTGGACTTGGTCAACCAAGTAACAG CGCAACCCATACATGGACTGTTATTGCTGATGACCCTTTTGAGGTTAGACCATCAAATTTGGTAGATCCATCTTCAG ATGAGCTTGCAAAATTTGCTATGGGTAGTTTGCATTGTAGCTCCCTGGATTCTGACAATGTTGTAGAtgttgaagaaaagaaacaagagtTTGTTGTTGATGGCCTTGAATCCATTTTCATCCCTGGGTCCAACAACAGTGTACCAAATTCATATGCTACAACTGAA GAAGAATGTGGTGTGCCAAAAGAGAAATGTTATGAACGTTCGCTTAGTACAAAGAAACCTGATGCTCCAGCACATGTCCTGGATgaactttttccattttttggaG ATGACCCGTTTCTTGGAGAGTTTAAGGGAATTCCAGGGGAGAGTGACAAAAGAAGAATAGCTAGATGGGAGCGTGaacaaagaataaagaaacaaatg GATCAGGCTGTATCTGAGATGAATGACCGTGACCGTCAAATTCAGATTGAACAAGAAGAAAGGAGT AGGATTTCTGAGACCCTTGATGCGGAGATTAAGCTTTGGGCTGCTGGGAAAGAAGGGAACATGCGTGCATTGTTATCATCGTTGCATCTC GTACTCTGGCCAGGATGTGGTTGGAAAGCTGTCTCTCTAACAGATTTGATCACCTGTGCGGCAGTGAAGAAAGTCTACAAAAAGGCAAACTTGTATGTCCATCCTGATAAAGTTCAACAGAAAGGAGCTCAACAAAAGTATATAGCCGAAAAGGTCTTCAACATCTTGAAGGTATATTTCCCACACAGTACATCCTTCTCTCACAATAAACGTGTTGTGGAATGTTGA
- the LOC104713405 gene encoding amino acid permease 3, which yields MVRSQQTVLAIDMPQQTGGSKCFDDDGKVKRTGSVWTASAHIITAVIGSGVLSLAWATAQLGWIAGPVVMLLFSVVTYFTSSLLASCYRSGDPISGKRNYTYMGAVRSNLGGVKVTLCGIVQYLNIFGVAIGYTIASAISMMAIKRSNCFHKSGGKDPCQMNSTPYMIAFGLVQILFSQIPDFDQLWWLSILAAVMSFTYSSAGLALGIAQVVVNGKVKGSLTGISIGTVTETQKIWRTFQALGNIAFAYSYSIILIEIQDTVKSPPSEEKTMKKATLVSVGVTTIFYMLCGCMGYAAFGDLSPGNLLTGFGFYNPYWLLDIANAAIVIHLIGAYQVYCQPLFAFIEKQASIRFPDCEFIAKDIKIPIPGFKPLRLNLFRLIWRTVFVIITTVISMLLPFFNDVVGLLGSLGFWPLTVYFPVEMYIAQKKIPRWSTRWVCFQVFSLGCLVVSIAAAAGSIAGIVLDLKSYKPFQSNY from the exons atggttCGTAGCCAGCAAACAGTACTCGCCATCGATATGCCACAACAAACTGGCGGCTCCAAATGCTTCGACGACGACGGCAAAGTCAAAAGAACTG GGAGTGTTTGGACGGCGAGTGCACACATAATCACGGCGGTGATAGGTTCAGGGGTTTTGTCACTAGCATGGGCTACGGCACAGCTAGGTTGGATCGCCGGACCGGTGGTGATGTTGCTCTTCTCCGTCGTCACTTATTTTACGTCTTCTCTCCTCGCCTCCTGTTACCGCTCCGGCGACCCTATCTCCGGCAAGAGGAACTACACTTATATGGGCGCTGTCCGATCAAACCTAG GTGGCGTGAAGGTGACGCTATGTGGGATTGTTCAGTATCTTAATATATTTGGTGTTGCAATTGGCTACACGATTGCTTCAGCTATAAGCATGAT GGCAATAAAGAGATCCAACTGTTTTCACAAAAGTGGAGGGAAAGATCCATGTCAGATGAACAGTACTCCTTACATGATTGCTTTTGGATTAGTCCAGATTCTATTCTCTCAGATTCCAGATTTTGATCAACTTTGGTGGCTCTCAATCCTCGCTGCCGTTATGTCCTTCACTTATTCCTCCGCCGGTCTCGCCCTTGGCATAGCCCAAGTCGTCG TAAATGGGAAGGTGAAGGGAAGTCTCACTGGGATTAGCATAGGAACAGTAACAGAGACACAGAAGATATGGAGAACCTTTCAAGCTCTTGGAAACATAGCTTTTGCTTACTCATACTCCATCATTCTCATTGAGATTCAG GACACAGTAAAGTCACCACCATCAGAAGAGAAAACAATGAAGAAGGCAACGCTTGTGAGCGTCGGTGTAACAACTATCTTCTACATGTTGTGTGGTTGTATGGGTTATGCAGCTTTTGGAGACTTGTCTCCCGGAAACCTCTTAACCGGTTTCGGGTTTTATAATCCTTATTGGCTTCTAGATATTGCAAATGCAGCCATTGTGATTCACCTCATTGGTGCATACCAAGTCTATTGCCAACCTCTGTTTGCTTTCATTGAGAAGCAAGCTTCCATTCGTTTCCCTGATTGCGAGTTCATCGCAAAAGATATCAAAATCCCTATTCCTGGTTTCAAGCCTCTCCGTCTCAATTTATTCAG GTTGATATGGAGGACAGTGTTTGTCATCATAACGACAGTTATCTCAATGCTTCTTCCGTTTTTCAACGACGTTGTGGGTCTGCTTGGGTCACTCGGGTTTTGGCCGTTGACAGTGTACTTCCCGGTGGAAATGTACATAGCGCAGAAGAAGATACCTAGATGGAGCACCAGATGGGTTTGCTTTCAAGTCTTCAGCTTAGGGTGTTTGGTAGTGAGCATTGCTGCAGCTGCAGGGTCAATAGCTGGAATTGTTCTCGATCTAAAGTCCTACAAGCCATTTCAAAGCAATTACTGA
- the LOC104713407 gene encoding cyclin-A1-2-like, which yields MSFSSSSRKLSQENPIPRPNYLAKTRTSSLRDVGNRRVPLGEITNQKPGSKNSSSSSTLVHCSNKIGQSKKAPKPIAKSIAIVPYEATQSDQLRSSTHDSLENPKVEYMVESSTIALLESSNTDFGNDDKIVNIDSNLMDPQLCGVFASDIYQHLRVSELEKRPALDYMERMQPNINANMRSILIDWLVEVADEYRLSSETLYLAVNYIDRYLTGNVIARQNLQLLGVACMMIATKYEDVCVPQVEDFCYITDNTYSRDELLEMESSVLNYLKFELTTPTANCFLRRFLRAAQGGKEVPSLLSEYLACYLTELSLLDYAMLRYTPSLIAASAVFLTQHILHPSIKPWNATLEHYTSYKATHMEACVKDLLQLCRGNPSSDVVAIRKKYSQHKYKFAAKKLCPTSLPQELFLC from the exons ATGTCTTTCTCGTCGTCATCGAGGAAACTATCCCAGGAGAATCCGATCCCTCGTCCGAACTACTTAGCCAAGACTCGAACCTCCTCACTCCGCGATGTTGGTAACCGTCGTGTTCCCCTTGGCGAAATCACAAACCAGAAGCCTGGCTCGAAAaattcttcatcgtcttctacTCTG GTGCATTGTTCGAATAAGATCGGCCAATCGAAGAAAGCACCAAAGCCAATCGCGAAATCAATCGCAATCGTTCCTTACGAAGCCACTCAATCAGATCAGTTAAGATCATCCACTCATGACTCTTTGGAGAATCCCAAAGTTGAATACATGGTCGAGAGCAGTACTATTGCTCTCCTGGAGTCATCAAACACTGATTTTGGGAATGATGATAAGATTGTGAACATTGATAGTAACTTGATGGATCCACAGCTTTGTGGTGTCTTTGCTTCTGATATCTACCAGCATTTGCGTGTATCCGAG TTAGAAAAAAGACCGGCTCTGGATTACATGGAAAGAATGCAGCCAAACATCAATGCTAATATGCGTTCTATACTGATTGACTGGCTCGTGGAG GTTGCTGACGAGTATCGGCTTTCGTCTGAGACGTTGTACTTGGCAGTGAACTATATAGATCGGTATCTTACGGGCAACGTAATAGCCAGGCAAAATCTACAGTTACTTGGTGTTGCCTGCATGATGATTGCAAC aaaatacgAAGACGTGTGTGTGCCCCAAGTGGAGGATTTTTGTTATATCACTGATAACACATACTCAAGAGACGAG CTTTTGGAGATGGAGTCTTCTGTTCTGAACTACTTGAAGTTCGAATTAACAACTCCAACAGCAAACTGTTTCTTGAG GCGCTTTCTTCGTGCTGCTCAAGGCGGAAAGGAG GTACCATCACTGCTGTCCGAGTATCTAGCCTGCTATCTCACCGAATTGTCGCTGTTAGATTACGCTATGCTACGATACACTCCATCACTCATTGCAGCCTCTGCAGTTTTCTTGACACAACACATACTACACCCTTCAATAAAACCATGG AACGCTACGTTAGAGCATTACACATCGTACAAGGCTACACATATGGAAGCATGCGTGAAGGATCTTCTTCAGCTGTGTCGTGGGAATCCCTCATCTGATGTAGTTGCAATCAGAAAGAAGTACAGTCAACACAAG TACAAGTTTGCAGCAAAAAAGCTTTGCCCCACATCACTACCGCAAGAGCTATTCCTTTGCTAG
- the LOC104713404 gene encoding uncharacterized protein LOC104713404 isoform X2 — protein MEDFAVLVTERYGLKPQGKSAPMAMDSLKKRSVNNTNNGETAELTSYGSSNHNADFIIDFKFDGGNEFSSGKKRSFFSDDFDDELMISGFGGGLGQPSNSATHTWTVIADDPFEVRPSNLVDPSSDELAKFAMGSLHCSSLDSDNVVDVEEKKQEFVVDGLESIFIPGSNNSVPNSYATTEEECGVPKEKCYERSLSTKKPDAPAHVLDELFPFFGDDPFLGEFKGIPGESDKRRIARWEREQRIKKQMDQAVSEMNDRDRQIQIEQEERSRISETLDAEIKLWAAGKEGNMRALLSSLHLVLWPGCGWKAVSLTDLITCAAVKKVYKKANLYVHPDKVQQKGAQQKYIAEKVFNILKEAWNKFNKEELS, from the exons ATGGAAGATTTCGCTGTTCTCGTCACGGAGCGATATGGGTTAAAGCCACAAGGCAAGTCTGCTCCAATGGCAATGGATTCCTTGAAGAAGCGATCGGTCAACAACACTAACAATGGCGAAACCGCAGAGTTGACCTCGTATGGTTCTTCGAATCATAACGCggattttattattgatttcaAGTTTGACGGTGGGAACGAGTTTTCTTCTGGTAAGAAAAGGTCGTTTTTTAGTGATGACTTTGATGATGAGTTGATGATATCTGGATTTGGTGGTGGACTTGGTCAACCAAGTAACAG CGCAACCCATACATGGACTGTTATTGCTGATGACCCTTTTGAGGTTAGACCATCAAATTTGGTAGATCCATCTTCAG ATGAGCTTGCAAAATTTGCTATGGGTAGTTTGCATTGTAGCTCCCTGGATTCTGACAATGTTGTAGAtgttgaagaaaagaaacaagagtTTGTTGTTGATGGCCTTGAATCCATTTTCATCCCTGGGTCCAACAACAGTGTACCAAATTCATATGCTACAACTGAA GAAGAATGTGGTGTGCCAAAAGAGAAATGTTATGAACGTTCGCTTAGTACAAAGAAACCTGATGCTCCAGCACATGTCCTGGATgaactttttccattttttggaG ATGACCCGTTTCTTGGAGAGTTTAAGGGAATTCCAGGGGAGAGTGACAAAAGAAGAATAGCTAGATGGGAGCGTGaacaaagaataaagaaacaaatg GATCAGGCTGTATCTGAGATGAATGACCGTGACCGTCAAATTCAGATTGAACAAGAAGAAAGGAGT AGGATTTCTGAGACCCTTGATGCGGAGATTAAGCTTTGGGCTGCTGGGAAAGAAGGGAACATGCGTGCATTGTTATCATCGTTGCATCTC GTACTCTGGCCAGGATGTGGTTGGAAAGCTGTCTCTCTAACAGATTTGATCACCTGTGCGGCAGTGAAGAAAGTCTACAAAAAGGCAAACTTGTATGTCCATCCTGATAAAGTTCAACAGAAAGGAGCTCAACAAAAGTATATAGCCGAAAAGGTCTTCAACATCTTGAAG GAAGCTTGGAACAAGTTCAACAAAGAGGAGCTATCCTAA
- the LOC104713403 gene encoding keratinocyte-associated protein 2-like yields MAGAGTSMLGSVLVFTVILSLQEIYRGKLASSELFTILGGFTSSLLFLFSLTFIGNFQESSGIKSGWGAVILAEIIALIAASTVHRVCITTCFLFSAGLLYEVNKISGYMLSKTESKSKRH; encoded by the exons ATGGCAGGAGCTGGAACATCGATGCTAGGGTCTGTTCTTGTGTTTACAGTGATCCTCTCGCTTCAAGAAATTTACAGAGGGAAGTTAGCTTCTTCAGAGCTGTTCACGATCCTTGGTGGATTCACaagctctctcctttttttgttttctctcact TTCATTGGAAATTTCCAGGAATCTTCTGGCATCAAGAGTGGTTGGGGTGCAG TCATTCTTGCCGAAATCATAGCTCTTATCGCTGCTAGCACGGTGCATCGGGTTTGTATTACAACCTG TTTCTTGTTCTCTGCTGGGCTATTGTACGAGGTGAACAAGATTTCTGGATACATGCTATCCAAAACCGAGTCCAAGTCTAAGAGACACTGA
- the LOC104713402 gene encoding pentatricopeptide repeat-containing protein At1g77360, mitochondrial-like, giving the protein MNIRILNHQSRLCCKSVLSARLYSSSEQARDVTDVAKNISKVMMSSPQLVLDSALDQSGLRVSQEVVEDVLNRFRNAGLLAYRFFQWSEKQRHYEHSVRAYHMMIESTAKIKQYKLMWDLINSMRKKKMLNIETFCIVMRKYARAQKVDEAIYAFNVMEKYDLPPNLVAFSGLLSALCKSKNVRKAQEVFEKMRDGFTPDSKTYSILLEGWGKEPNLPKAREVFREMIDAGCHPDIVTYSIMVDVLCKAGRVDEALGIVRSMDPSICKPTTFIYSVLVHTYGSENRLEEAVDTFLEMERSGMKADVAVFNSLIGAFCKANRMKNVYRVLKEMKNKGVTPNSKSCNIILRHLIDRGEKDEAFDVFRKMIKVCEPDADTYTMMIKMFCEKKEMETADKVWKYMRKKGVFPSMHTFAVLINGLCEQHDTQKACVLLEEMIEMGIRPSGVTFGRLRQLLLKEDREDVLKFLNEKMNVLVNEPLCD; this is encoded by the coding sequence ATGAACATCAGGATTCTTAATCATCAATCCAGATTATGTTGTAAGAGTGTTCTTTCTGCGAGGCTGTATAGTTCAAGCGAACAAGCCAGAGATGTTACGGATGTGGCGAAGAACATATCTAAAGTAATGATGTCTTCACCGCAATTAGTGCTTGACTCGGCTTTAGATCAAAGCGGGTTAAGGGTTTCACAAGAAGTTGTAGAAGATGTTCTAAACAGATTCAGGAATGCTGGTTTGTTGGCATACAGATTCTTTCAATGGTCTGAGAAGCAACGGCATTACGAGCATAGTGTTCGTGCCTATCACATGATGATCGAGTCTACTGCGAAGATAAAACAGTACAAGCTCATGTGGGATCTCATCAACtcaatgaggaagaagaagatgctaaATATCGAAACTTTTTGTATCGTGATGAGGAAGTACGCGAGGGCGCAGAAAGTGGATGAGGCGATTTACGCGTTTAATGTGATGGAGAAGTATGATTTGCCTCCTAATCTTGTGGCATTCAGTGGGTTGCTGAGTGCTTTGTGTAAATCCAAGAATGTTAGGAAAGCTCAGGAGGTATTCGAGAAGATGAGAGATGGGTTTACGCCTGACTCGAAAACGTATAGTATATTGCTTGAAGGATGGGGGAAAGAACCAAACTTGCCTAAGGCTAGAGAGGTTTTCAGGGAGATGATTGATGCAGGTTGTCACCCGGATATAGTGACCTATAGTATAATGGTTGACGTACTTTGTAAAGCTGGAAGAGTTGATGAAGCGCTTGGCATTGTGAGGAGTATGGATCCAAGCATTTGTAAGCCGACCACTTTTATTTATAGTGTGCTTGTACATACTTATGGAAGTGAGAACCGGCTTGAAGAGGCGGTTGATACGTTCCTCGAGATGGAAAGAAGTGGAATGAAAGCTGATGTAGCGGTTTTCAATTCATTGATTGGTGCGTTTTGCAAAGCAAACAGGATGAAGAATGTGTAtagggttttgaaagaaatgaaGAATAAGGGTGTGACGCCTAACTCCAAGTCATGTAACATTATTCTACGTCACTTAATAGATCGTGGAGAGAAAGATGAAGCTTTTGATGTGTTTAGGAAGATGATCAAAGTGTGTGAACCAGACGCAGACACATACACAATGATGATAAAGATGTTTtgtgagaagaaagagatggagacAGCAGATAAAGTTTGGAAGTACATGAGGAAGAAAGGGGTGTTCCCAAGTATGCATACGTTCGCTGTTCTTATTAACGGGCTGTGCGAGCAGCATGACACTCAGAAAGCTTGTGTTCTGTTGGAGGAGATGATCGAGATGGGGATTCGACCATCAGGTGTTACGTTCGGTAGATTAAGGCAGCTGCTTCTCaaagaagatagagaagatGTGCTCAAGTTTCTTAATGAGAAGATGAACGTTTTGGTTAATGAGCCTTTGTGTGATTGA
- the LOC104713408 gene encoding beta-galactosidase 16, with translation MTISQYSLVLFILIVAVIVAGDAANVTYDGRSLIIDGKHKILFSGSIHYTRSTPQMWPSLIEKAKSGGLDVIDTYVFWNIHEPQQGQFDFSGRRDIVKFIKEIQAHGLYVCLRIGPFIQGEWSYGGLPFWLHNVKGIVFRTDNEPFKYHMKRYAQMIVKLMKSEKLYASQGGPIILSQIENEYGMIARAFRQDGKSYVKWAAEMAVELETGVPWVMCKQDDAPDPVINACNGRKCGETFQGPNSPNKPAIWTENWTSFYQTYGDEPLIRSAEDIAFQVALFIAKNGSFVNYYTYHGGTNFGRNASQFVITSYYDQAPLDEYGLLRQPKWGHLKELHAAVKLCEKPLLSGLQTTISLGKLQTAFVFGKKANLCAALLVNQDDCEATVQFRNSSYLLSPKSISVLQDCKNVAFNTAKVNAQYSTRTREPRQKLSSPHMWEEFTETVPSFSETSIRSESLLEHMNTTQDTSDYLWQTTRFQQPEGAQSVLKVNHLGHVLHGFVNGKFIGSTHGTFKAHRFLLEKNVSLNNGTNNIALLSVMVGLPNSGAHLERRVVGSRSVKIWNGKHSLYFNNYSWGYQVGLQGEKFHVYTENGAAKVQWKKYRDSKSQPLTWYKASFDTPDGTDPVALNLGSMGKGEAWVNGQSIGRYWVSFHTSKGNPSQIWYHIPRSFLKPSSNLLVILEEEREGNPLGVTIDTVSVTEVCGHVSSSHPSPVISQRRKGHNRKKQRHLKHQYDKRPKVQLQCPNGRKISKVMFASFGTPNGNCWSYSVGSCHSPKSLAVIQKACLNKSKCSVPVWSKTFGGDSCPQAVKSLLVHAQCS, from the exons ATGACGATTTCTCAGTATTCGCTAGTTTTGTTCATTCTCATCGTGGCGGTTATAGTAGCCGGAGACGCCGCGAACGTAACCTACGACGGGCGATCGCTGATCATCGACGGCAAACATAAGATCCTTTTCTCCGGCTCCATCCATTATACTCGCAGCACTCCTCAG ATGTGGCCGTCTTTGATAGAAAAGGCAAAATCAGGAGGATTAGATGTAATAGACACTTATGTGTTCTGGAACATTCACGAGCCGCAACAAGGACAG TTCGATTTCAGTGGACGACGTGATATCGTGAAGTTCATCAAGGAAATACAAGCGCACGGCTTATATGTCTGTCTTCGGATTGGACCTTTTATCCAGGGTGAATGGTCTTATGG GGGTTTGCCTTTCTGGTTGCATAATGTCAAAGGGATTGTCTTTAGAACAGATAATGAGCCATTCAAG TATCACATGAAGAGATATGCACAAATGATTGTTAAGCTGATGAAATCGGAGAAGTTGTATGCTTCTCAAGGAGGACCAATCATACTCTCGCAG ATTGAGAACGAGTATGGGATGATAGCTAGAGCTTTTCGACAAGATGGGAAATCATATGTCAAATGGGCAGCAGAAATGGCTGTGGAGCTTGAGACAGGAGTGCCATGGGTCATGTGCAAGCAAGATGATGCCCCTGACCCTGTG ATTAATGCTTGCAATGGGAGGAAATGTGGAGAAACATTCCAAGGACCCAATTCACCAAACAAACCTGCAATCTGGACTGAGAACTGGACGAGTTT TTATCAAACATATGGCGATGAACCACTGATAAGGTCAGCTGAGGATATAGCATTTCAGGTCGCTCTATTCATAGCTAAGAACGGAAGTTTTGTAAACTACTACACG TATCATGGAGGAACAAACTTCGGGAGAAACGCTTCACAGTTTGTGATCACCAGTTATTATGATCAGGCTCCACTTGATGAATATG GATTACTTAGGCAACCAAAATGGGGACACCTAAAGGAATTACATGCTGCAGTTAAGTTGTGTGAAAAGCCTTTACTTTCTGGACTGCAAACTACAATATCATTGGGAAAGCTACAAACT GCCTTTGTGTTTGGGAAGAAGGCAAACCTATGCGCTGCCTTACTTGTGAATCAAGACGACTGTGAGGCTACTGTGCAGTTTCGTAATTCTTCATATCTCTTGTCTCCAAAATCTATAAGTGTCTTGCAAGACTGCAAGAATGTAGCCTTCAACACTGCCAAG GTCAATGCGCAATACAGCACCAGAACAAGGGAACCAAGACAAAAGTTGTCTTCTCCTCACATGTGGGAGGAGTTTACAGAAACTGTCCCAAGTTTCAGTGAAACGTCAATACGGTCAGAGTCTTTGCTTGAGCACATGAATACAACACAGGATACCTCCGACTATCTGTGGCAAACAACTAG GTTTCAGCAACCTGAAGGAGCTCAATCAGTTCTTAAAGTCAATCATCTTGGACATGTTTTACACGGCTTTGTTAATGGGAAGTTCATAG GTTCTACGCACGGAACTTTCAAAGCGCATAGATTTTTGCTAGAGAAAAATGTGTCATTGAATAATGGCACAAATAACATCGCATTACTCAGCGTAATGGTAGGGTTACCG AACTCAGGGGCACATTTAGAAAGGAGAGTCGTTGGATCACGGAGCGTAAAGATTTGGAATGGAAAACATTCACTGTACTTCAACAACTATAGTTGGGGATATCAG GTTGGGCTGCAAGGGGAGAAATTTCATGTTTACACAGAAAATGGGGCGGCAAAAGTTCAGTGGAAGAAGTACAGAGACTCCAAAAGTCAGCCTCTAACTTGGTACAAG gCGTCATTTGACACACCAGATGGGACCGATCCGGTGGCCTTGAACTTAGGATCAATGGGAAAAGGAGAAGCTTGGGTGAATGGTCAGAGTATTGGTCGGTACTGGGTCTCCTTTCATACTTCCAAAGGGAACCCTTCTCAGATATG GTACCATATACCGCGATCTTTTCTTAAACCCAGTAGTAACTTACTAGTcattttggaagaagaaagagaagggaATCCTCTTGGTGTAACTATAGACACAGTATCAGTCACCGAAGTCTGTGGTCATGTCTCCAGTTCACATCCTTCTCCTGTGATTTCTCAGAGAAGAAAAGGCCACAACCGGAAAAAACAGAGACATCTAAAACACCAGTATGATAAGAGGCCTAAGGTTCAGCTCCAGTGTCCTAATGGCAGGAAAATTTCTAAGGTAATGTTTGCAAGCTTTGGTACTCCAAATGGAAATTGTTGGAGCTATTCCGTTGGAAGCTGTCACTCACCCAAATCGTTGGCAGTTATACAGAAG GCTTGTCTGAACAAGAGTAAGTGTTCTGTTCCAGTATGGAGCAAAACATTTGGAGGAGATTCATGTCCACAAGCTGTTAAATCCCTGCTGGTTCATGCTCAATGCTCATGA
- the LOC104713406 gene encoding glutaredoxin-C3, whose amino-acid sequence MVDQQRSRRVAVVVAVLLLQLVVVSDLWNTVGAANSVSAFVQNAILSNKIVIFSKSYCPYCLRSKRIFSQLKEEPFVVELDLREDGDQIQYELLEFVGRRTVPQVFVNGKHIGGSDDLAAAMENGQLQKLLAAS is encoded by the exons ATGGTTGACCAGCAACGTAGTCGCCGTGTTGCCGTGGTGGTGGCGGTACTATTATTACAACTGGTGGTAGTGAGCGATCTGTGGAATACGGTGGGAGCTGCGAATTCGGTGTCGGCTTTCGTTCAGAACGCAATTTTGTCCAACAAGATTGTCATCTTCTCCAAGTCCTATTGCCC GTATTGCTTGCGGTCGAAACGTATATTTAGCCAACTTAAGGAAGAGCCATTTGTTGTTGAGCTTGATCTGAGAG AGGACGGAGATCAAATCCAGTATGAGCTTTTAGAGTTCGTTGGCCGCCGTACTGTCCCTCAAGTTTTTGTTAACGGCAAGCATATCGGTGGATCTGATG ATCTTGCAGCTGCTATGGAGAATGGTCAGTTGCAAAAGCTTCTTGCTGCCAGTTGA
- the LOC104713409 gene encoding proline-rich receptor-like protein kinase PERK5: MAIVVDVDDSFKRPGTIPFSWEIRPGVPKTRISQPTTPFLHPPKKLSPLRFKPLSHSQPLYPPALSPPSSSFISNSKSRPLSPLTPSFSTTPSKLKPPPTPSSPSVFYSPAPSFRSSPRAFSERWQPHRPNRIRPGSEPEPEQSSDFSVAGFGCFPSPKFRLRKNKSGGRSSRRKNRSRSENEYYCSDMETMSPWTVSSRRSVSPRWDSPKSSFSSLRFSPRITNEAEWVGFGLF, encoded by the coding sequence ATGGCCATTGTCGTCGACGTTGATGATTCATTCAAGAGACCAGGAACTATACCTTTCAGCTGGGAGATCCGACCCGGTGTACCCAAAACCCGAATTTCTCAACCCACTACTCCTTTTCTTCACCCTCCAAAGAAGCTATCCCCTCTCCGGTTCAAACCATTGTCTCACTCTCAGCCGCTTTACCCGCCGGCGTTATCTCCGCCGTCGTCTTCTTTCATCTCCAACTCAAAAAGCCGTCCTTTATCTCCTCTCACTCCTTCTTTCTCTACTACCCCATCGAAGCTAAAGCCACCACCAACGCCGTCGTCGCCTTCTGTATTCTACTCCCCGGCACCTTCTTTCCGATCATCTCCGCGAGCTTTCTCGGAAAGGTGGCAGCCCCATCGCCCTAACCGAATCCGACCCggatccgaacccgaacccgaacaaAGTTCCGATTTTTCCGTTGCCGGATTTGGATGTTTCCCGTCGCCTAAGTTTAGGCTGAGGAAGAACAAGAGCGGTGGTAGAAGTAGTCGGAGAAAAAACCGGTCGAGATCGGAAAATGAATATTACTGCTCCGATATGGAGACGATGTCGCCGTGGACTGTTTCTAGCCGGAGATCGGTTTCACCAAGATGGGACTCTCCCAagtcttccttctcttctctccgaTTCTCACCACGAATCACCAACGAAGCTGAGTGGGTCGGGTTTGGGCTCTTTTAA